Proteins found in one Lycium ferocissimum isolate CSIRO_LF1 chromosome 6, AGI_CSIRO_Lferr_CH_V1, whole genome shotgun sequence genomic segment:
- the LOC132061357 gene encoding benzaldehyde dehydrogenase, mitochondrial-like, giving the protein MDFLKSSRAFHFSHQQLLSSQPKDATVQVHKMTYSTLTSLIVVLDLGHMFTTTHQIDSEQFEKVLKYLVLKVELPLKLQVTYCTQGYYIKPTVFSNVKDDMLIAKDEIFGPVQSIVKYKYVHDNLRRANATQYGLAVGGFTKNIDTANTLGRALRVETIWINCFDICDVAIPFGGYKMSGQRREKGEHSLKHYLQVKVVVTTLKNSAWI; this is encoded by the exons ATGGATTTTCTTAAGAGCTCCAGGGCTTTCCATTTTTCTCATCAGCAGCTTCTTTCATCTCAACCCAAG GATGCAACTGTTCAGGTTCATAAAATGACATATTCGACTCTAACGTCGTTGATTGTTGTGTTGGATCTTGGACATATGTTCACAACA acaCACCAAATTGATTCAGAACAATTTGAAAAGGTGCTGAAGTATCTGGTATTGAAAGTGGAGCTACCCTTGAAACTACAGGTGACATATTGTACACAGGGCTACTATATTAAACCCACAGTTTTCTCCAATGTTAAG GACGATATGTTGATTGCAAAGGATGAGATCTTTGGCCCAGTGCAGTCAATCGTAAAATATAAGTACGTACATGACAATCTAA GAAGAGCTAATGCCACCCAATATGGTCTAGCTGTTGGAGGCTTTACGAAGAACATTGACACTGCAAACACATTGGGGCGAGCACTGAGAGTTGAAACCATATGGATTAACTGCTTCGATATTTGTGATGTTGCAATTCCTTTTGGTGGCTATAAGATGAGTGGGCAGCGTAGAGAAAAGGGTGAACACAGTCTGAAGCATTACTTACAAGTAAAGGTTGTTGTCACCACATTGAAGAATTCAGCTTGGATATAA